One Paenibacillus sp. FSL W8-0186 genomic window carries:
- the coxB gene encoding cytochrome c oxidase subunit II: MMKRWKAGKRLVPLFVGLTFLLSACGREDLSALRPQGPVAQGQFDLMKLAITIMLSVLVIVFGIAAYVLIKFRRKPGDKEMPKQVEGNHLLEIIWTGIPLILVLVLAVATVQKVFAYGENYWEDKDAVRVKVTSHLFWWEFNYPDYDITTAQDLIIPTNKKIAFQLKTADVIHSFWVPSLGGKTDTNTEGTINTAWLEAEKEGVYLGKCAELCGPSHALMEFKVKAVSQESFDNWVAAIKQPVEPIQDPALAEVFKTQCLSCHAVGDQGGPMGPNLTGIGNRETVAGILINEEGSNKPFPGKPVKDNLIEWLTNPQEVKPGNHMPSPKEDLGLTDEEIEGIAEYLANVKLNY, from the coding sequence ATGATGAAACGGTGGAAGGCTGGGAAAAGGCTTGTTCCTTTGTTTGTTGGGCTGACGTTCTTACTGTCCGCTTGCGGTCGCGAAGACTTGTCTGCACTCAGACCACAAGGCCCGGTAGCACAAGGACAATTCGATTTGATGAAGCTGGCGATTACGATCATGCTCTCCGTGCTCGTAATTGTATTCGGTATTGCGGCCTATGTACTGATTAAGTTCCGTCGCAAGCCTGGGGATAAGGAGATGCCGAAGCAAGTGGAAGGAAATCACCTGCTGGAGATCATCTGGACAGGGATTCCGCTGATTCTCGTTCTCGTCCTTGCTGTAGCGACGGTACAGAAAGTGTTCGCTTATGGGGAGAACTATTGGGAGGATAAGGATGCCGTTCGGGTAAAGGTAACCTCGCATTTGTTCTGGTGGGAGTTCAATTATCCGGATTACGACATTACGACGGCTCAGGATTTGATTATTCCTACGAATAAGAAAATCGCTTTTCAATTGAAGACTGCAGACGTCATTCACTCCTTCTGGGTGCCTTCACTTGGAGGAAAGACGGATACGAATACCGAGGGGACGATTAACACAGCTTGGCTGGAGGCCGAGAAAGAAGGCGTTTACCTCGGGAAGTGTGCGGAGCTGTGCGGGCCGTCCCATGCCTTGATGGAATTTAAGGTGAAGGCGGTAAGCCAGGAATCGTTTGATAATTGGGTAGCCGCAATTAAGCAGCCGGTTGAGCCGATCCAGGATCCTGCACTTGCTGAAGTGTTCAAGACGCAATGTCTGAGCTGCCATGCGGTAGGGGATCAAGGCGGGCCGATGGGGCCGAACTTGACGGGTATCGGAAACCGCGAGACGGTCGCGGGCATCCTGATCAACGAAGAAGGCTCGAACAAACCGTTCCCGGGCAAGCCGGTTAAAGACAATTTGATCGAATGGTTGACCAACCCGCAAGAAGTCAAGCCGGGTAACCATATGCCTTCTCCTAAGGAAGACCTTGGGCTGACGGACGAAGAAATTGAAGGAATTGCGGAGTATTTGGCTAACGTCAAGCTGAATTACTAA
- the ctaD gene encoding cytochrome c oxidase subunit I produces the protein MDWLTTVDHKKIAILYLIAGGFFFGIGGIEALLIRVQLWKPMNTFVTAQQFNELITMHGTTMIFLGVMPIIFAIMNAVIPLQIGARDVAFPFLNSLGFWTFLFGGLLLNLSWFMGGAPDGGWTAYAPLSSTTYSTTHGVDFYTIGLQIAGLGTLIGGINFLATIITMRAPGMSFMRMPMFTWTTFVTSAMILFAFPAITVGLVLLSFDRILGANFFNVAGGGNPVLWQHIFWIFGHPEVYILILPAFGIISEVVSTFSRKRLFGYSSMVFATILIAFLGFMVWAHHMFTTGMGPVANALFAIATMLIAVPTGIKIFNWLFTMWGGQITFNTANLFAIGFIPTFVMGGVTGVMLGSAPADYQFHDTYFVVAHFHYVIVGGLVLGLFSGLHYWWPKMFGRVLNETLGKIEFWTFIIGFHLTFFLQHFLGLVGMQRRVFTYLPNQGFDLMNMLSTVGAFLMGVGVILFLVNVVITARKPVGVENDPWGDGRTLEWAIPSPPPEYNFKQLPLVRGIDAYWKEKMAGNKEMTPAEPVGSIHMPSPTIIPFVMSVGLFIAGLGFMFTTDDFGNSFLNFLFNNYIVVIIGLGITFGSMIVHSLYDDAGWHIEPEEIDGKGAEA, from the coding sequence ATGGATTGGTTGACAACGGTTGACCATAAGAAAATAGCCATTCTGTATTTGATTGCAGGGGGCTTCTTCTTTGGAATAGGCGGGATCGAAGCGCTATTGATCCGCGTCCAGTTATGGAAGCCAATGAATACGTTTGTAACTGCTCAGCAGTTCAACGAATTGATCACGATGCACGGAACAACAATGATTTTCCTTGGGGTAATGCCGATTATTTTTGCGATCATGAATGCGGTAATCCCGCTGCAAATCGGGGCTCGCGACGTCGCGTTCCCATTCTTGAACTCGCTCGGTTTTTGGACATTCCTGTTCGGGGGATTGCTGCTTAACCTCAGCTGGTTTATGGGAGGCGCTCCGGACGGAGGATGGACGGCTTATGCCCCTCTATCCTCAACGACATACAGTACGACGCACGGCGTCGACTTCTATACCATTGGTCTGCAAATTGCCGGTCTCGGTACGCTCATCGGGGGGATTAACTTCCTCGCGACGATCATTACCATGCGCGCTCCAGGCATGTCCTTCATGCGTATGCCGATGTTTACCTGGACGACATTCGTTACATCGGCAATGATTTTGTTTGCTTTCCCGGCGATTACTGTCGGTTTAGTACTTCTCAGCTTCGACCGGATTTTGGGAGCTAACTTCTTTAACGTTGCAGGCGGGGGCAACCCTGTTCTCTGGCAGCATATATTCTGGATCTTCGGGCACCCTGAGGTTTATATCCTCATTCTGCCTGCGTTCGGGATTATTTCTGAAGTTGTGAGTACATTTTCACGCAAGCGCCTGTTCGGATACAGCTCCATGGTATTCGCGACCATCCTGATTGCCTTCCTGGGCTTCATGGTATGGGCGCACCATATGTTCACGACAGGTATGGGGCCGGTTGCTAACGCGCTGTTCGCTATTGCGACGATGCTGATTGCGGTTCCTACAGGAATCAAAATCTTTAACTGGCTGTTTACGATGTGGGGCGGACAAATTACATTCAACACGGCGAACCTGTTCGCCATTGGATTTATTCCAACCTTTGTAATGGGTGGAGTAACCGGGGTTATGCTCGGATCTGCTCCTGCGGACTATCAGTTCCACGATACTTATTTTGTTGTAGCGCATTTCCACTACGTTATCGTAGGGGGACTTGTTCTAGGATTGTTCTCTGGCCTGCATTACTGGTGGCCGAAAATGTTTGGTCGGGTATTGAACGAAACGCTTGGAAAAATCGAATTCTGGACGTTTATTATCGGGTTCCACTTGACCTTCTTCCTGCAGCATTTCCTAGGCTTGGTCGGAATGCAGCGCCGCGTATTCACCTACTTGCCTAACCAGGGCTTTGATCTGATGAATATGCTGAGTACAGTTGGTGCGTTCCTGATGGGTGTAGGGGTTATCCTATTCCTGGTCAATGTCGTGATTACGGCAAGAAAGCCTGTCGGAGTTGAAAATGATCCTTGGGGAGACGGCCGTACCCTGGAATGGGCTATTCCGTCGCCGCCGCCGGAGTACAACTTCAAGCAGCTTCCGCTCGTTCGCGGTATTGATGCATATTGGAAAGAGAAGATGGCTGGAAATAAGGAGATGACTCCTGCTGAACCGGTGGGTTCGATTCATATGCCATCGCCGACGATTATTCCGTTTGTCATGTCTGTGGGTCTGTTCATTGCCGGCCTTGGCTTTATGTTTACGACGGATGATTTCGGCAATAG